Proteins encoded in a region of the Panicum hallii strain FIL2 chromosome 3, PHallii_v3.1, whole genome shotgun sequence genome:
- the LOC112886648 gene encoding jacalin-related lectin 9-like isoform X2 produces the protein MAKLKLSGAAVLLIIVVPLFMYTGALLIGIQLGRALERRPDSGGVSFSIRGALAYLAKELWDSNRNIWGSGGRRGRGRDGSRVEQVVWVPFPASRSIRDESSAANTKQPKHPVSPSVVQGRDNTSTANNPKAHTNHTWPGGVISVGPWGGSGGQPFYMRGPVAPRLRSIILHHSISGIHSLACEYSLPGDETAANRIRTAGPWGRHQSAELHRATIKLSAGEHVTAVEGTIGRFGGVPDLVITSLTFRSSTGRTYGPYGNTAAAGTPFFSLPVADGAGIVGFWGRSGWLLDAIGVYVKPSSSIFKPGRLQDRQYTTMDMMK, from the exons ATGGCAAAGCTCAAGCTCTCCGGGGCTGCCGTGCTGCTCATCATCGTGGTGCCCCTCTTCATGTACACCGGTGCTCTCCTCATCGGCATCCAGCTTGGGCGTGCGCTCGAGAGGAGGCCGGACAGCGGCGGCGTCAGCTTCAGCATCCGAGGGGCCCTCGCCTACCTCGCCAAG GAGCTTTGGGATTCCAACAGGAATATTTGGGGATCTGGAggacggcgaggcagaggcaGGGATGGAAGCAGGGTAGAGCAGGTGGTGTGGGTGCCCTTTCCGGCGAGCCGCAGCATTCGTGATGAAAGCTCGGCAGCTAATACTAAGCAGCCGAAGCATCCAGTGTCGCCATCGGTTGTCCAAGGCCGAGATAATACTAGCACTGCTAATAACCCCAAGGCCCACACAAATCATACTTGGCCTGGTGGCGTGATCAGCGTTGGGCCATGGGGTGGATCCGGCGGGCAGCCGTTCTACATGCGCGGCCCCGTCGCTCCTCGCCTCCGTAGCATCATCTTGCACCACTCCATCAGTGGCATCCACTCCTTGGCCTGCGAGTACTCCCTCCCCGGAGATGAAACAGCAGCCAACCGAATCCGAACGGCGGGTCCGTGGGGCCGCCACCAATCCGCAGAGTTGCATCGTGCCACG ATCAAGCTGTCTGCCGGCGAGCATGTCACTGCAGTGGAGGGGACGATCGGGCGTTTCGGAGGCGTCCCCGATCTTGTCATCACCTCGCTGACGTTCCGCAGCAGCACCGGCAGGACCTACGGGCCGTACGGCAACACTGCGGCAGCGGGGACGCCATTCTTCTCTCTGCCGGTTGCGGACGGCGCCGGCATCGTCGGCTTCTGGGGACGCTCCGGGTGGCTTCTTGATGCCATTGGGGTCTACGTTAAGCCAAGCTCCTCGATCTTCAAACCCGGCCGGCTACAAGATCGACAATACACCACCATGGATATGATGAA ATAA
- the LOC112886463 gene encoding zinc finger CCCH domain-containing protein 22-like isoform X2 produces MDAWEATKVVFDRVRALDPDNASKIMGLLLIQDNSDKELIRLAFSPEHLLHAFVTSARAELAAKPASPPSPVLGPLQTGPPRGVPSPGSGDHQSPFAAADHVGYDGGDAFYPENEYDCWSPVSGGHRQSFSLGDAEVAAWRPCMYFARGNCRNGSSCRFLHGLPEDDAAAKEREMAVMRAKALAAARPQQHMAPAFPFSPSAPNGVNLNFLLHHHQQNEPQRFPVRSPRMDRGDLIASPAARQIYLTFPADSTFSEEDVSNYFSMYGPVQDVRIPYQQKRMFGFVTFVYAESVKIILNKGNPHFACNARVLVKPYKEKGKVPDRFRKLQYPHHGDFAGRTWPTGLLDSRDPFDLQQPQIGPRMMHRNIANHEAFLRRKLEEQQQAAELQQAIEMEGRRFMGLELLDLRSRGHHLASPMPLGQADGKGSINGNGNTVHLEDVTIQDNKLSSTGLSMSAPAAAAISTTNAEGKHEEQQEEDGDASPKQTVNLGEVEKRESGPVIATRNVACGFQESGVVDHILPESPFASPTKASIDTHTIAQNGKINISSPFHHVASSLFPPASTLELPPYKSCFFQVPRFSPGHEAIGM; encoded by the exons ATGGACGCTTGGGAGGCCACCAAGGTGGTGTTTGACCGGGTGCGTGCGCTGGACCCCGACAACGCCTCCAAGATCATGGGTCTGCTCCTCATACAGGACAACAGCGACAAGGagctcatccgcctcgccttcagcCCCGAGCACCTCCTCCACGCCTTCGTCACCAGCGCGcgcgccgagctcgccgccaAGCCCGCGTCCCCGCCGTCGCCCGTGCTCGGCCCGCTGCAGACCGGCCCACCCCGGGGCGTCCCGAGCCCTGGAAGCGGCGACCATCAGTCGCcgttcgccgccgccgaccaTGTCGGGTATGACGGCGGCGATGCGTTCTACCCCGAGAACGAGTACGACTGCTGGTCCCCGGTGAGCGGCGGCCACCGCCAGAGCTTCTCGCTGGGCGACGCCGAGGTGGCTGCGTGGAGGCCGTGCATGTACTTCGCGCGTGGCAACTGCAGGAACGGCTCCTCCTGCCGGTTCCTGCACGGCCTGCCCGAggacgacgcggcggcgaagGAGCGTGAGATGGCGGTCATGCGCGCCAAGGCCTTGGCCGCCGCACGGCCGCAGCAGCACATGGCGCCGGCGTTCCCCTTCTCGCCGTCGGCGCCCAACGGCGTCAACCTCAACTTCctgctccaccaccaccagcagaaCGAGCCACAAAG GTTCCCGGTGCGCTCGCCTCGGATGGACCGCGGCGACCTCATCGCCAGCCCCGCCGCGCGGCAGATCTACCTGACATTCCCGGCCGACTCCACCTTCAGCGAGGAGGATGTGTCCAACTACTTCAG CATGTACGGGCCGGTGCAGGACGTGCGCATCCCCTACCAGCAGAAGCGCATGTTCGGCTTCGTCACCTTCGTCTACGCGGAGAGCGTGAAGATCATCCTGAACAAGGGCAACCCGCATTTCGCGTGCAACGCGCGCGTGCTCGTCAAGCCATACAAGGAGAAGGGCAAGGTCCCCGACAGGTTCAG GAAGCTGCAGTACCCGCACCACGGGGACTTCGCCGGCCGCACGTGGCCCACAGGATTGCTTGATTCCAGGGACCCTTTTGATCTGCAGCAGCCGCAGATTG GACCAAGGATGATGCACCGGAACATTGCTAATCACGAGGCGTTTCTGAGGAGGAAGCTCGaagagcagcagcaggcggccgAGCTACAGCAAGCCATTGAGATGGAGGGACGCCGGTTCATGGGGCTGGAGCTCCTTGACCTCAGGAGCAGGGGTCATCATCTTGCCTCCCCCATGCCTCTGGGACAAGCTGATGGCAAAGGCAGCATCAATGGTAATGGCAATACCGTCCATTTGGAGGATGTCACTATCCAAG ATAACAAGCTGAGCAGTACTGGGCTTTCAATGAGTGCGCCTGCAGCTGCTGCTATCTCTACAACTAATGCAGAAGGCAAGCATGAGGAACAGCAGGAAGAGGATGGTGATGCCAGTCCCAAGCAGACGGTCAACCTTGGGGAAGTGGAGAAAAGGGAATCTGGTCCTGTGATAGCAACACGAAATGTCGCTTGTGGCTTCCAAGAAAG TGGCGTGGTGGATCACATTTTGCCTGAGAGCCCCTTTGCATCTCCCACCAAGGCCTCTATTGATACTCATACAATAGCTCAAAATGGCAAAATCAACATCAGCAGCCCTTTTCATCATGTGGCTTCATCCCTCTTCCCACCTGCATCCACCCTTGAGCTGCCCCCATACAAGTCCTGCTTCTTTCAGGTGCCCAG GTTTTCTCCTGGGCATGAAGCGATTGGTATGTGA
- the LOC112885927 gene encoding probable galacturonosyltransferase 7, which translates to MKGHQQQQHSSPLLLPPNKRRCSGLAAAVPALVVCSILLPLVFLLGLHRPGYGSEERAAVVISTKLAGVGARNKQHLENGGAMKHKLLKDVSKKKTSGSNGIPVEKSTRSKSKAKLKGTFSLVELNNDTFVSKGPHMLNRYQRKDMSGRLKDTVVNRKENHGQETVHEGNPKSCEHEYGSYCLWSTEHREVMKDAIVKRLKDQLFIARAHYPSIAKIKQYERFTRELKQSIQEHERMLSDTITDVDLPPVFAKKLEKMEHTIERAKSCEVGCSNVERKLRQLLDITEDEAYFHTRQSAILYHLGVQTMPKTHHCLNMRLTLEYFKSRSIRTDQLNRQKLESPAFQHYVIFSRSVLAVSTTINSTVLNCQDSGSIVFHLFTDAQNFYAMKHWFERNSYLEATVHVTNIEDHLELPKHAEMQQLLPSEEFRVTIHNHSEPSLRQMKTEYISVFGHSHFLLPDLLPSLNRVVVLDDDLIVQKDLSSLWNLNMDGKVIGAVQFCGVKLGQLRAYISEHSFNSDACVWLSGLNVIELEKWRDLRVTSLYDQSLQKLQKESLTSKRLNALPVSMLAFQDLIYPLEDSWVQSGLGHDYGISPDHIEKAATLHYNGVMKPWLDLGIHEYKSYWRKYMTAGEMFMTECNIH; encoded by the exons ATGAAggggcaccagcagcagcagcattcctctcccctgctgctgccgcccaATAAGCGCCGCTGCAGcggcctggccgccgccgtgccggcgCTCGTCGTCTGCTCCATCCTGCTCccgctcgtcttcctcctcggcCTCCACCGCCCCG GCTATGGATCGGAGGAGCGCGCCGCGGTCGTCATCAGCACC AAGTTGGCCGGTGTCGGGGCGCGTAACAAGCAGCATCTGGAGAATGGGGGCGCCATGAAGCACAAGCTGCTCAAG GATGTTTCCAAAAAGAAGACATCTGGATCTAATGGGATCCCGGTTGAGAAATCTACTAGATCCAAATCAAAAGCAAAGCTCAAGGGTACTTTCTCTTTAGTTGAGCTAAATAATGACACCTTCGTAAGTAAAG GACCTCATATGCTGAATAGATATCAAAGGAAGGACATGTCCGGGAGATTGAAG GATACTGTTGTTAACAGGAAAGAGAACCATGGCCAAGAGACAGTGCATGAGGGGAATCCGAAGTCCTGTGAACATGAATATGGAAGTTACTGCCTCTGGTCTACTGAGCATAGGGAAGTTATGAAAGATGCTATTGTGAAGAGGCTTAAAGATCAACTTTTTATTGCAAGAGCTCATTATCCTAGTATTGCAAAAATAAAGCAGTACGAAAGATTTACTCGTGAACTGAAGCAAAGCATTCAAGAACATGAACGCATGCTGAGTGACACCATCACAGATGTTGATCTGCCACCAGT TTTTGCAAAGAAGCTAGAGAAAATGGAGCACACGATTGAGAGAGCCAAGTCTTGTGAAGTAGGATGCTCTAATGTTGAACGGAAACTTAGGCAGCTACTTGATATAACTGAAGATGAAGCTTATTTCCATACAAGACAGAGTGCAATTCTATATCATCTTGGTGTCCAGACTATGCCGAAAACTCATCATTGCCTGAACATGAGATTGACATTAGAATATTTCAAATCTAGATCAATTCGCACTGACCAACTAAATAGGCAGAAGCTTGAAAGTCCTGCCTTCCAGCACTATGTAATATTTTCCAGAAGCGTACTTGCAGTTTCAACCACTATTAATTCAACAGTTTTAAATTGCCAG GATTCTGGCAGCATTGTTTTCCATTTGTTCACTGATGCGCAAAATTTTTATGCGATGAAGCATTGGTTTGAGAGAAATTCATACTTGGAGGCTACTGTTCATGTAACTAACATTGAGGATCATCTGGAGCTCCCAAAGCATGCAGAGATGCAACAATTATTGCCTTCGGAGGAATTCCGTGTCACAATTCATAATCATTCTGAACCTTCCCTGAGGCAGATGAAAACTGAGTACATATCTGTTTTTGGCCATTCACATTTCCTGTTGCCTGACCTTCTTCCGAGTTTGAATAGAGTAGTTGTTCTGGATGATGATTTGATTGTCCAGAAAGACTTGTCATCTCTGTGGAACCTCAATATGGATGGTAAAGTGATTGGTGCTGTCCAGTTCTGTGGAGTTAAATTAGGACAGTTAAGAGCTTATATTTCCGAACATAGTTTCAACTCCGATGCATGTGTGTGGTTGTCTGGTCTGAATGTCATTGAATTGGAAAAATGGAGGGACCTCCGTGTCACCAGTTTGTATGATCAATCACTCCAAAAG TTGCAAAAGGAGAGCCTGACATCAAAGAGACTGAATGCACTCCCTGTTAGTATGCTTGCCTTTCAAGATCTGATATACCCTTTGGAGGACTCATGGGTTCAGTCAGGCCTTGGACATGATTATGGAATTAGTCCAGACCATATAGAAAAGGCTGCTACTCTACACTACAATGGTGTCATGAAACCTTGGCTTGATTTGGGGATACACGAATACAAAAGCTACTGGAGGAAGTACATGACTGCAGGAGAGATGTTCATGACGGAATGCAACATTCACTAA
- the LOC112886648 gene encoding jacalin-related lectin 9-like isoform X1, with translation MAKLKLSGAAVLLIIVVPLFMYTGALLIGIQLGRALERRPDSGGVSFSIRGALAYLAKELWDSNRNIWGSGGRRGRGRDGSRVEQVVWVPFPASRSIRDESSAANTKQPKHPVSPSVVQGRDNTSTANNPKAHTNHTWPGGVISVGPWGGSGGQPFYMRGPVAPRLRSIILHHSISGIHSLACEYSLPGDETAANRIRTAGPWGRHQSAELHRATIKLSAGEHVTAVEGTIGRFGGVPDLVITSLTFRSSTGRTYGPYGNTAAAGTPFFSLPVADGAGIVGFWGRSGWLLDAIGVYVKPSSSIFKPGRLQDRQYTTMDMMK, from the exons ATGGCAAAGCTCAAGCTCTCCGGGGCTGCCGTGCTGCTCATCATCGTGGTGCCCCTCTTCATGTACACCGGTGCTCTCCTCATCGGCATCCAGCTTGGGCGTGCGCTCGAGAGGAGGCCGGACAGCGGCGGCGTCAGCTTCAGCATCCGAGGGGCCCTCGCCTACCTCGCCAAG GAGCTTTGGGATTCCAACAGGAATATTTGGGGATCTGGAggacggcgaggcagaggcaGGGATGGAAGCAGGGTAGAGCAGGTGGTGTGGGTGCCCTTTCCGGCGAGCCGCAGCATTCGTGATGAAAGCTCGGCAGCTAATACTAAGCAGCCGAAGCATCCAGTGTCGCCATCGGTTGTCCAAGGCCGAGATAATACTAGCACTGCTAATAACCCCAAGGCCCACACAAATCATACTTGGCCTGGTGGCGTGATCAGCGTTGGGCCATGGGGTGGATCCGGCGGGCAGCCGTTCTACATGCGCGGCCCCGTCGCTCCTCGCCTCCGTAGCATCATCTTGCACCACTCCATCAGTGGCATCCACTCCTTGGCCTGCGAGTACTCCCTCCCCGGAGATGAAACAGCAGCCAACCGAATCCGAACGGCGGGTCCGTGGGGCCGCCACCAATCCGCAGAGTTGCATCGTGCCACG ATCAAGCTGTCTGCCGGCGAGCATGTCACTGCAGTGGAGGGGACGATCGGGCGTTTCGGAGGCGTCCCCGATCTTGTCATCACCTCGCTGACGTTCCGCAGCAGCACCGGCAGGACCTACGGGCCGTACGGCAACACTGCGGCAGCGGGGACGCCATTCTTCTCTCTGCCGGTTGCGGACGGCGCCGGCATCGTCGGCTTCTGGGGACGCTCCGGGTGGCTTCTTGATGCCATTGGGGTCTACGTTAAGCCAAGCTCCTCGATCTTCAAACCCGGCCGGCTACAAGATCGACAATACACCACCATGGATATGATGAAATAA
- the LOC112886463 gene encoding zinc finger CCCH domain-containing protein 53-like isoform X1 — protein MDAWEATKVVFDRVRALDPDNASKIMGLLLIQDNSDKELIRLAFSPEHLLHAFVTSARAELAAKPASPPSPVLGPLQTGPPRGVPSPGSGDHQSPFAAADHVGYDGGDAFYPENEYDCWSPVSGGHRQSFSLGDAEVAAWRPCMYFARGNCRNGSSCRFLHGLPEDDAAAKEREMAVMRAKALAAARPQQHMAPAFPFSPSAPNGVNLNFLLHHHQQNEPQRCHFYHQRLHFGFCLVPFPDFAFLSRGGGGDMHRFPVRSPRMDRGDLIASPAARQIYLTFPADSTFSEEDVSNYFSMYGPVQDVRIPYQQKRMFGFVTFVYAESVKIILNKGNPHFACNARVLVKPYKEKGKVPDRFRKLQYPHHGDFAGRTWPTGLLDSRDPFDLQQPQIGPRMMHRNIANHEAFLRRKLEEQQQAAELQQAIEMEGRRFMGLELLDLRSRGHHLASPMPLGQADGKGSINGNGNTVHLEDVTIQDNKLSSTGLSMSAPAAAAISTTNAEGKHEEQQEEDGDASPKQTVNLGEVEKRESGPVIATRNVACGFQESGVVDHILPESPFASPTKASIDTHTIAQNGKINISSPFHHVASSLFPPASTLELPPYKSCFFQVPRFSPGHEAIGM, from the exons ATGGACGCTTGGGAGGCCACCAAGGTGGTGTTTGACCGGGTGCGTGCGCTGGACCCCGACAACGCCTCCAAGATCATGGGTCTGCTCCTCATACAGGACAACAGCGACAAGGagctcatccgcctcgccttcagcCCCGAGCACCTCCTCCACGCCTTCGTCACCAGCGCGcgcgccgagctcgccgccaAGCCCGCGTCCCCGCCGTCGCCCGTGCTCGGCCCGCTGCAGACCGGCCCACCCCGGGGCGTCCCGAGCCCTGGAAGCGGCGACCATCAGTCGCcgttcgccgccgccgaccaTGTCGGGTATGACGGCGGCGATGCGTTCTACCCCGAGAACGAGTACGACTGCTGGTCCCCGGTGAGCGGCGGCCACCGCCAGAGCTTCTCGCTGGGCGACGCCGAGGTGGCTGCGTGGAGGCCGTGCATGTACTTCGCGCGTGGCAACTGCAGGAACGGCTCCTCCTGCCGGTTCCTGCACGGCCTGCCCGAggacgacgcggcggcgaagGAGCGTGAGATGGCGGTCATGCGCGCCAAGGCCTTGGCCGCCGCACGGCCGCAGCAGCACATGGCGCCGGCGTTCCCCTTCTCGCCGTCGGCGCCCAACGGCGTCAACCTCAACTTCctgctccaccaccaccagcagaaCGAGCCACAAAGGTGCCATTTTTACCACCAAAGATTGCATTTTGGTTTCTGTCTTGTGCCCTTTCCTGATTTTGCTTTCCTctctcggggcggcggcggcgacatgCACAGGTTCCCGGTGCGCTCGCCTCGGATGGACCGCGGCGACCTCATCGCCAGCCCCGCCGCGCGGCAGATCTACCTGACATTCCCGGCCGACTCCACCTTCAGCGAGGAGGATGTGTCCAACTACTTCAG CATGTACGGGCCGGTGCAGGACGTGCGCATCCCCTACCAGCAGAAGCGCATGTTCGGCTTCGTCACCTTCGTCTACGCGGAGAGCGTGAAGATCATCCTGAACAAGGGCAACCCGCATTTCGCGTGCAACGCGCGCGTGCTCGTCAAGCCATACAAGGAGAAGGGCAAGGTCCCCGACAGGTTCAG GAAGCTGCAGTACCCGCACCACGGGGACTTCGCCGGCCGCACGTGGCCCACAGGATTGCTTGATTCCAGGGACCCTTTTGATCTGCAGCAGCCGCAGATTG GACCAAGGATGATGCACCGGAACATTGCTAATCACGAGGCGTTTCTGAGGAGGAAGCTCGaagagcagcagcaggcggccgAGCTACAGCAAGCCATTGAGATGGAGGGACGCCGGTTCATGGGGCTGGAGCTCCTTGACCTCAGGAGCAGGGGTCATCATCTTGCCTCCCCCATGCCTCTGGGACAAGCTGATGGCAAAGGCAGCATCAATGGTAATGGCAATACCGTCCATTTGGAGGATGTCACTATCCAAG ATAACAAGCTGAGCAGTACTGGGCTTTCAATGAGTGCGCCTGCAGCTGCTGCTATCTCTACAACTAATGCAGAAGGCAAGCATGAGGAACAGCAGGAAGAGGATGGTGATGCCAGTCCCAAGCAGACGGTCAACCTTGGGGAAGTGGAGAAAAGGGAATCTGGTCCTGTGATAGCAACACGAAATGTCGCTTGTGGCTTCCAAGAAAG TGGCGTGGTGGATCACATTTTGCCTGAGAGCCCCTTTGCATCTCCCACCAAGGCCTCTATTGATACTCATACAATAGCTCAAAATGGCAAAATCAACATCAGCAGCCCTTTTCATCATGTGGCTTCATCCCTCTTCCCACCTGCATCCACCCTTGAGCTGCCCCCATACAAGTCCTGCTTCTTTCAGGTGCCCAG GTTTTCTCCTGGGCATGAAGCGATTGGTATGTGA
- the LOC112886655 gene encoding pentatricopeptide repeat-containing protein At4g18975, chloroplastic-like — translation MLGHLRRSLRAFHRLPATGHAACDPVPLHRFWSSHIVTVSGWRNKHATRDFSTSEKVTRGRVYQQEELESTTPAKDTDIIIDRIKKSTRELEQGPIGKNLSSAEKREFVVNTLLGLEDSREVVYGTLDAWVAFEQDFPLASLRRALSALEKEEQWHRIVQVIKWMLSKGQGNTMGTYEQLVRALEKDNRAEEAHEIWQKKIAHDLHSVPWRFCHLMLAIYYRNNRLERLVKLFKELEACGRKPPSKDIIRKVEDAYEMLGLLEEKNVLLEKYKDLYNKPYRGDRKKGSKSKRTERGWERDGNI, via the exons atgctcGGGCATCTCCGGCGATCCCTCCGCGCTTTTCACCGCCTACCCGCCACCGGCCACGCAGCCTGCGATCCCGTCCCTCTCCACCG GTTCTGGAGTTCGCATATAGTG ACTGTATCTGGTTGGCGTAACAAGCATGCTACTAGAGATTTCTCTACTTCCGAAAAAGTTACCAGAGGTCGAGTATATCAGCAAGAGGAGTTAGAATCAACTACACCTGCGAAG GATACTGATATAATAATTGATCGCATAAAAAAGAGCACAAGGGAATTGGAACAAGGGCCCATTGGAAAAAATTTGTCTTCAGCGGAGAAAAGAGAATTTGTTGTCAATACT CTCCTTGGTCTTGAAGATTCAAGAGAAGTTGTTTACGGCACCCTTGATGCTTGGGTTGCCTTTGAGCAGGATTTTCCTCTTGCTTCACTAAGGCGAGCACTTTCAGCTCTTGAAAAGGAGGAACAGTGGCATAGAATTGTCCAG GTGATAAAATGGATGCTAAGCAAAGGGCAAGGCAACACAATGGGAACATATGAGCAATTAGTGCGTGCACTTGAGAAGGATAATAGAGCTGAGGAAGCACATGAAATCTGGCAGAAGAAAATAGCCCATGACCTGCATTCAGTTCCTTGGCGTTTCTGTCATCTTATGCTGGCAATCTATTACAGAAATAATAGGCTAGAAAGGCTCGTGAAG CTCTTCAAAGAACTAGAAGCATGTGGTCGTAAACCTCCAAGCAAAGATATTATACGGAAAGTTGAAGATGCATATGAAATGCTTGGACTACTAGAAGAAAAGAATGTGTTGCTTGAAAAATACAAGGATTTATACAACAAGCCATATCGGGGTGATCGAAAGAAAGGCTCCAAATCCAAAAGGACTGAGCG CGGATGGGAGCGAGATGGAAACATCTGA